One Dehalococcoidia bacterium genomic region harbors:
- a CDS encoding glycerol-3-phosphate acyltransferase — translation MISNSGYLLFIASTYLLASVPSAYLVGKLVKNIDLRYVGSGTIGASNVYHNVGKYWVIPVGLFDGLVKSYLPITIAQVLGLGVTQQILIGLTSIIGHNWPIFLRFKGGRGVAPSLGVLLSLGQLELAFFTVVACAGWQLYRSAPIWVLISFITLPLVSMYLEKPLQIIILMYGILFCTITKRLLSNFSFTHEGNLKTLLMYRIFFDRDISDSQNWVKK, via the coding sequence ATGATCTCAAACTCTGGATATCTTCTTTTTATAGCGTCAACGTATCTCTTAGCTTCAGTCCCTTCTGCATACCTCGTAGGCAAATTAGTTAAAAATATCGATCTTCGATATGTCGGTAGCGGCACAATAGGAGCATCCAACGTCTATCACAACGTTGGGAAGTATTGGGTCATTCCTGTAGGCCTATTCGACGGGTTAGTAAAAAGCTATTTGCCTATTACCATTGCTCAGGTTCTGGGATTGGGAGTTACCCAGCAAATTTTGATAGGCCTCACCTCAATAATAGGCCACAATTGGCCTATTTTTCTAAGATTTAAAGGAGGAAGGGGAGTAGCACCAAGCCTCGGGGTATTACTTTCACTAGGGCAACTGGAATTAGCTTTTTTTACAGTTGTCGCTTGCGCCGGATGGCAATTGTATCGGTCTGCTCCAATATGGGTTCTTATAAGCTTTATCACTTTGCCTTTAGTCTCAATGTACTTAGAAAAGCCATTACAAATTATTATTCTTATGTATGGAATTTTATTTTGTACAATTACAAAAAGATTACTTTCAAACTTTTCTTTTACACATGAGGGAAACCTTAAAACTCTATTGATGTACCGAATATTCTTTGACCGCGATATTTCAGATTCCCAAAACTGGGTGAAAAAGTAG
- a CDS encoding PHP domain-containing protein — MKIDLHTHSTCSDGNLSPSDLVDFFVKMDINIASLTDHDSTEGLNEAYERLGTLDTHLELIPGIEISAVHPLVRNSEVHVLGYFMHYNDPVFQQTLTYFRGQRELRCKKIIDRLNELGYQLSWDDLKPTGSSIGRPHIAKALFEKGYLRTPKDAFKGLLNEGGSAFVHQENISMQGAVDLIRSVSGVAVLAHPVYVKNYDAILPTLQEMGFSGFEVFYPEFTLHEQKQLLERAHQLNLLPCGGSDYHATGISGENLPGTGGPTQDIFNELRRRAKAS, encoded by the coding sequence ATGAAAATCGACTTGCATACTCATTCAACTTGTTCTGATGGGAATTTGTCTCCCAGCGATCTTGTCGATTTCTTTGTAAAAATGGACATTAATATCGCCTCTCTGACGGATCATGATTCCACAGAAGGGCTAAATGAGGCTTACGAAAGACTTGGAACACTAGATACTCACCTAGAATTAATACCAGGCATCGAAATTAGTGCAGTTCATCCCTTGGTGCGAAATTCAGAAGTACATGTACTCGGTTACTTTATGCACTATAACGATCCTGTGTTTCAACAAACACTTACTTATTTTCGAGGACAAAGAGAGCTTCGTTGCAAAAAAATAATTGACCGGTTAAATGAATTGGGATACCAATTAAGCTGGGATGATCTAAAGCCCACAGGGTCAAGTATCGGGAGACCTCACATAGCGAAAGCCCTCTTTGAAAAAGGCTATCTAAGAACCCCCAAAGATGCATTCAAAGGTCTTCTTAACGAAGGAGGCAGTGCCTTTGTACATCAAGAAAATATTTCAATGCAAGGAGCAGTAGATCTTATTCGCTCAGTAAGCGGAGTTGCTGTCCTGGCTCACCCAGTCTATGTGAAGAATTATGACGCTATTTTACCTACCTTACAGGAAATGGGCTTCAGCGGATTTGAAGTATTCTATCCAGAATTTACGCTACACGAACAGAAACAATTATTAGAAAGAGCTCATCAATTAAATCTACTTCCCTGTGGGGGTAGCGATTACCATGCGACGGGGATATCAGGTGAAAATCTCCCAGGTACCGGCGGCCCTACTCAAGATATATTCAATGAATTACGCAGGCGCGCCAAGGCATCTTAA
- a CDS encoding YmdB family metallophosphoesterase has protein sequence MKVLMVGDIVGRPGRSALSHILPKLRSELDLDFVVVNGENAAAGFGLTDDTADEILKAGANVISGGNHTFDQRDFIPSLNGEMPFLRPANYPATAPGRGHIIIGGVAVLNLQGRVYMPEGLDSPFTTAETLLEEIELQSPKAILVDFHTEATSEQAAMGWYLDGRVSIVVGTHTHVPTADAKILPKGTAFVTDLGMTGPLNSIIGSKVEDVLAKFLTAMPKRLTVAENTGPLQFNSLYAELDDLSGLAKHVERIDKIISLP, from the coding sequence TTGAAGGTACTGATGGTCGGGGACATTGTTGGTCGCCCGGGAAGATCTGCACTATCCCACATTCTTCCCAAGCTTCGAAGTGAATTAGATTTGGATTTTGTTGTTGTAAATGGGGAAAACGCGGCTGCCGGTTTTGGGCTTACGGACGATACTGCGGATGAAATACTAAAGGCTGGAGCCAATGTCATTAGTGGGGGTAATCATACTTTTGACCAGCGAGATTTCATACCATCATTAAACGGTGAAATGCCATTTCTTCGCCCAGCAAATTACCCCGCTACCGCACCAGGAAGAGGCCACATAATTATTGGAGGAGTTGCTGTTCTCAATCTACAGGGCCGCGTCTACATGCCAGAAGGTCTAGACTCCCCATTCACCACCGCAGAAACTCTACTAGAGGAAATAGAATTGCAATCACCAAAGGCAATTCTCGTAGACTTCCATACCGAAGCAACATCAGAACAAGCGGCAATGGGGTGGTATTTGGATGGAAGAGTAAGCATAGTGGTAGGAACCCATACTCATGTTCCAACTGCAGACGCCAAAATACTACCTAAGGGAACTGCCTTCGTCACTGACCTTGGAATGACAGGGCCCCTCAATTCAATAATTGGCAGTAAAGTCGAAGATGTTCTAGCGAAATTTTTGACTGCAATGCCCAAAAGACTAACCGTAGCTGAAAATACCGGCCCTTTGCAGTTCAATTCCTTATACGCAGAGCTCGATGATCTTAGCGGGCTGGCAAAACATGTAGAAAGAATAGATAAAATTATCAGCCTCCCATGA